One part of the Musa acuminata AAA Group cultivar baxijiao chromosome BXJ1-5, Cavendish_Baxijiao_AAA, whole genome shotgun sequence genome encodes these proteins:
- the LOC135673572 gene encoding uncharacterized protein At4g15970-like: MESSPFHGDLDRPPAPPPCAVETPRGEPSPTSQIWSSSLAMKASPAVSVFGAKAADSSTRRWISPLLFLMVIALSFTLLYRTTTTPAVLFPPASLRVELSPPVAVQRPVDSAVASDPLPSSSPRPVQNGPESQDVRLERVLRAAATRDNTVILTSLNAFWSTPGSVLDLFLESFRVGNGTSELLNHLVIVAVDDKAYERCLAVHDHCFDLKTEGVDFSGEKVFNTPEYLDMMWARLDFLRVVLEKGYDFIFSDVDIMWFRNPLPFFYPDGDFQISCDNFLGDPTDLKNWPNNGFNYVKSNNRSIEFYKYWYSSRARYPGVHEQNVLNIIKHHQHVREIGVRIRFLNTKHFGGFCEPSRDLNKVCTMHANCCIGLQRKISDLRAMLDDWKKFMSLPPDIKILSHYSWSVPQSCRLPPGLGSDKEKNHHL; encoded by the exons GTCCTCCTGCTCCTCCCCCCTGTGCGGTCGAAACCCCGAGAGGAGAACCGTCGCCAACTTCTCAGATCTGGTCTTCTTCCCTTGCCATGAAGGCCTCCCCCGCGGTCTCCGTCTTCGGCGCCAAGGCGGCGGACTCGTCCACCCGCAGGTGGATCTCCCCGCTCCTCTTCCTCATGGTCATCGCCCTCTCCTTCACCTTGCTCTACCGCACCACCACCACGCCGGCCGTCCTTTTTCCCCCGGCGTCCCTCCGCGTGGAGCTCAGCCCCCCAGTTGCCGTGCAGCGGCCGGTCGACTCCGCCGTCGCTTCCGACCCGTTGCCAAGCTCCTCTCCTCGTCCTGTGCAGAATGGACCG GAAAGCCAAGATGTCCGGCTGGAGAGGGTTCTGAGAGCAGCGGCCACCAGAGACAACACGGTAATATTGACCTCCTTGAATGCATTCTGGTCTACGCCCGGTTCAGTGCTGGATCTCTTCCTCGAGAGTTTCCGCGTCGGCAACGGAACGAGCGAGCTCCTCAACCACCTGGTGATCGTCGCCGTGGACGACAAGGCGTACGAGCGATGCCTCGCCGTACACGACCACTGCTTCGACCTCAAGACCGAGGGGGTGGATTTCTCCGGCGAGAAGGTCTTCAACACTCCGGAATACTTGGACATGATGTGGGCGAGGCTGGATTTTCTGCGCGTGGTTCTCGAGAAAGGTTACGACTTCATCTTCTCG GATGTGGACATAATGTGGTTCCGGAATCCATTGCCCTTCTTCTACCCAGACGGAGATTTCCAGATATCCTGTGATAACTTCTTGGGTGATCCTACTGATTTAAAGAACTGGCCGAACAATGGATTCAACTATGTGAAGTCTAACAACCGAAGCATCGAATTCTACAAATACTGGTACTCATCGCGTGCCAGATATCCTGGAGTCCATGAGCAGAATGTGCTTAACATCATCAAGCATCACCAACATGTTAGGGAGATAGGTGTGAGAATAAGATTCCTGAACACCAAGCATTTTGGTGGGTTTTGTGAGCCAAGCAGGGATCTCAACAAGGTCTGCACAATGCATGCAAACTGTTGTATCGGCCTGCAAAGAAAGATCAGTGACCTAAGAGCTATGCTTGATGACTGGAAGAAATTTATGTCTCTGCCACCTGACATAAAGATATTGAGCCATTACTCATGGAGTGTACCTCAAAGTTGCAG GTTACCACCAGGCCTTGGCAGTGACAAGGAAAAGAATCATCACCTCTAA